A genomic window from Candidatus Binatia bacterium includes:
- a CDS encoding rhodanese-like domain-containing protein → MLRSIASTFTVLLLLAAPATARAADPEHVDVAGAEALLGTKTEIVVLDVRTPGEFEAIHLAGAKNIDIDGASFREDAAKLDRDQAYLVHCAAGIPGGRSARSVEILEELGFTRVYHLDGGINAWKAAGKGVEGTAAGSVASD, encoded by the coding sequence ATGCTGAGATCGATCGCCTCGACCTTCACTGTCCTACTCCTCCTGGCTGCACCCGCGACCGCACGCGCTGCGGACCCCGAGCACGTCGACGTCGCCGGGGCCGAGGCGCTTCTGGGGACAAAGACCGAGATCGTCGTCCTCGATGTCCGCACGCCGGGCGAGTTCGAGGCAATCCACCTGGCCGGCGCGAAGAACATCGACATCGACGGCGCTTCCTTCCGCGAAGACGCGGCCAAGCTCGACCGGGACCAAGCCTATCTCGTGCACTGTGCCGCCGGAATCCCCGGCGGCCGCAGCGCCCGCTCCGTCGAGATTCTCGAAGAACTCGGGTTCACGAGAGTCTACCACCTCGACGGCGGGATCAACGCGTGGAAAGCCGCGGGGAAGGGCGTCGAAGGAACAGCGGCCGGCTCCGTCGCGAGCGACTAG